The segment ATCCGGCTGCTCAGCACCGCCGTCGCGGCGGTGCTGGTCGTTCTGCTCGGTGGCGGGGTCGTGGCCTGGAGCATGAACCAGCAGACCCCGACCACTCCGCCGCCCGGCCCGGCGATTGCGATGACGCCGGTCGAGGACGTCTCGCCGATCACCGCCACGGTTCGGCTCGTCAGCACCGCGGGCGGGACGCAGGTGGAGATGGAGTGCTCGTACAGCAAGGCTGCGGACCGGCCGTTCACCTTCCGGATGATCGCTTACGGGCCGGATGAGCAGCAGGAACAGCTCGGCTCGTGGCAGGCGAAGCCCGGGGCGACGTTCACGATGCAGGGCGCGACGCACTTCGCCGAGGGCAGTCTGGCCCGGCTGGAGGTCGTCCGTTTCGACGGCAAGGCGATGCTGAAGTACAACCTGCCGGGATTCAGCTCCGGCAATTGAGACTTCTGCCGCCTTCCGCGACCCGCCTTCCGCGACCCGCCTTCCGCGACCCGCCTTCCGCGACCCGCGTTCCGCCCCCAGCCCTCTCGCCTTCCCTGCCCGGCCCTCCGCCTTCCGGCGCCGGCTGGTCCGCGTTTCGGTCAGCGGGACGGTAGGGCGGCTGCGGTCTGCCCGGCGGTGGCGGCCGCCGCTTCGGCCGCCGCGCGAAC is part of the Actinoplanes sp. NBC_00393 genome and harbors:
- a CDS encoding anti-sigma factor family protein, which codes for MRCEDGHDDAAYVLGALSPGERAAYESHLATCSFCREAVADLSRVPDMLDRLDADEFAKLLDPTLTSPGPHPRPRPRVRAFPIRLLSTAVAAVLVVLLGGGVVAWSMNQQTPTTPPPGPAIAMTPVEDVSPITATVRLVSTAGGTQVEMECSYSKAADRPFTFRMIAYGPDEQQEQLGSWQAKPGATFTMQGATHFAEGSLARLEVVRFDGKAMLKYNLPGFSSGN